In Peptostreptococcus equinus, the DNA window AAGAGATGTAAAGATTCCTAAAGCAGAAGTAGGTGATATTTTAGCAATGTCTTGTACAGGCGCTTATCACTACTCTATGGCATCAAATTACAACCATATGCCAAAACCATCAGTCATATTCGTAAAAGATGGTCAGTCTAAAGTTGCTATTAAAAGGGAATCTTATGAAGATATGATAAAAAACCAAGTATAAGATGATATACTCATAACATAAAAATATATAATTTGTATAATAAAAAGTAAGTTCTAAAAACACATTACAAAGTTTTCTGAACTTACTTTTTTATTATATAAATCTTATATTAATTATCACAAAAATTATTTTAAGGTATATAACACATTTTTTAATTCTTCAATAGAATCCACAAAAACCAAGGATTCCTTGTAGTCATAATGTGATTGGACTTTTAAAGACTCATATATTTGTCTAAAATTATCACTAATCCCACCAAAACCCTTTAATATTATTATTTTTTTGCCAGTTATTATAGCTGTCACCAATTCAAATAAAGTTCCCCAATTACCTTCCAAACTGAGTACAATATTTGCTTCCTCAATCAATGGTAGCGATCTTAATAAAAATCTACTATTATGAGATTTGTCATTCTTGTCTAGATAAATAAAGCTACTACATCCATCTATTGGATGTTTATATTCATTAGTGTGCTCTTCATAATTTGCAGCTGGAGAATATCCTATTACCCTGCCTCCACTCTCAACACATGCTTTTCCTAATAAATATGGAAATCCGTCACAAGCTCCTGTTGAAAGTTCAATTTTATTTTCTGCAAGCCACTGCCCTATATTTTCTATATCTTGCCTTTGATCTTCTGTGAACTGATTACCCAATGAAGATCCTCCTATTACAGCACATCTCATAATACCACTCCTTTATTCAATGACCTTTTACTATCTATTTTTTTCTGAGTGTTCTCAAATAATTCTTTATATGGTCTGGCACTCTTCTACTCTCTATGGCTTTTTGAATGGATTTATTATGCACAAATTTATCTAATTTTCCATCTTCAATTAGCTTAATTGCCATATCATATTGCTTTATAATTGCATAACTGTAATACCAAGCAATAGCCATATTTATATAATAATGATCTGACTTTATTTTTGCAAGTTCATACAGCATATCTTCTCTAAAATTATCATCTAGATAATTATTCATAAGAGTAACTATTGCAAATCTGACAGTATAGGGATGATTACTTTTTATCCACTCCATTATTTTATCTAATACTTGAACAGGATATTTTTTGAAAAGCTTTGGAGAAAATGAGTCACAAGTTGACCAATTATCTATATATGGTAATATTTTTTCAACTTCAATAATTAGTTTATCAAAGTCTTTAATTGATGCAACTATC includes these proteins:
- a CDS encoding DNA alkylation repair protein, which translates into the protein MIAVKEELFKLQDLSYRDFAAKLIPNIDKEKIIGVRVPVLRKFANEFIKSSQSEEFINELPHQYFEEYFLHCQIVASIKDFDKLIIEVEKILPYIDNWSTCDSFSPKLFKKYPVQVLDKIMEWIKSNHPYTVRFAIVTLMNNYLDDNFREDMLYELAKIKSDHYYINMAIAWYYSYAIIKQYDMAIKLIEDGKLDKFVHNKSIQKAIESRRVPDHIKNYLRTLRKK